The nucleotide window TTTGAGATGCCTGCCAGGCTTTAAGCCGTTGTTCTTAAAGAACGCGATGAACCGGGGCGATACAAGTTCAAGAGTAGTAATGAGGCTTCAATTTATCTTTATTCTTTTGTTTTTTTGCTGCTTCATATCAACGGCACAACAGGGCGAGGCTTTGCCGGGAGATCTGAAGTTTAAGCATTTTACATCAGCCAACGGGTTATCCCAACGATCTGTTATGGCGATTGTACAGGATAAAACAGGGTATTTATGGTTTGGAACAAGAGACGGACTGAATAAGTTTGATGGTCAGAAGTTTATTGTATACCGGCATATGGCAACAGATGATGCCAGCCTGAGTAACAATAATGTGCATTCTATTTATGAAGATGATTATGGCAACTTATGGATAGGTACACAAGCAGGGCTTAACCGGTACAATCCACGCACTGATAACTTTACAAGGTTCCGGCTCCCTAAGCAAGGACGGGGTGGTCCTGACGCTATTGTTCGGAGTATAATACAGGTTAATCGAGACTTGCTATGGGCGGCCACGGATGATGGTATTATACAGATTCATATCAAAAGCAACCGGGTAGAACAGATCATCAAGCCTGACGGTTCCAATGATCTCAGCAATAAAAGCACGCGTTATTTTTTGAAAACAAAGGATGGCGCTGTATGGATCTGCAATACTCAATTTATCGATGTTTATAACCTGGCTAAAAAAACATTCAGTCGTATACCCTACCCGCGTAAGAGCAGTAACAATATTCATTTCAATGACCTCCCCACTTTATATATCGATAGAAAAAATACCATATGGTTAGGATACGAGCAGGGGTTGGCTGTTTATAACCCTCAAACCGGAAGCTTTAGCGATTTCGAATTCAATAGCAAAATAGCTGTATCGTCAGCTGTTCGCAGTATTTGTGAAGATCTTACCGGCAATTTGTGGATCGGCAGCTACGCCGGTCTGTACATCCTGGATGCCGCACATAGTAAGATCAGTCATATTGTTCACGATGAAAACAACGCCACCAGTCTTAGCCAAAATTCCATCTATAAGATCATCCGTGATTCCAGGGGCGATATGTGGCTCGGAACCTGGGCCGATGGACTTAATTATTATAATAAAGATATCGGAACCTTCAAAAGCATTTCTTTTGGTAATGCACCTAATAAGCTTAACTATAAAGTTGTAAGCGGAATAGCAGAAGACCTGCAGGGGAATTTGTGGATAGGCACAGAAGGCGGAGGACTGAATGTGTATGATAAAAATTCGCTGCGGTTCAGCTATTTCAAACATGAGCCTGATAACCCTCACAGTCTGGCTGCCAATAATGTGAAGTCAGTTATTGCTGCCGGCAACGGCCATATCTGGCTGGGTATGCATGATGGGGGAGTTAATGTACTTGACCCGTCTCAACAACCATTCCGGTTTAAAAAAATTGACTTTAGCGCTCCCGGTGCCATTCCCCTGAAAGGATATAAGGTTTTGACTTTATTGGAGGACAGGAACGAAAATATATGGATTGGCACTTTAACCGGAGGCCTGTGTTTTTATAATACCAGGAAGCAGGAGTTAACCAAAACAGATAATGATATCCGAACCGTTATGAGCATAGCCCAAACGGCAGATCCCGAGGTGCTGGCCATTGGCGGAGATAACGGGCTTGAAACGATCAACATCCGTACAAAAAAAAGAGTAAAAATACCCCTGGAGCAGATTGTTAAGCGCAATACACCATTATATGTAAACTGCGTTTTTATTGATGCTTTTAATATATACTGGATAGGTACAGAAGGTAATGGTGTTTTCATGTATGATCCCGAAAAAAATGAAGCAAAGGTTTATGGTACGGGCGAAGGACTTCCCAACGATATTGTATACGGTATATTAGCCGACGAAACGGGCAATATCTGGGTAAGCACTAATAATGGTATCAGTCGCCTCGAAATTTCCTCCGGAAAGATCAAAAACTTCAGCCAGCAGGACGGGCTTCAGGGCAATGAGTTTAATTATGGCTCTTTCTTCAGGTCACGCAGCGGGGAACTTTATTTTGGAGGGATTAACGGGCTCACGTATTTTAATCCTGCCGCAATTAAAAAAAATAATTTTGTGCCTGTGATTGATATTGCTAACCTCGAAGTAAACAATATGCCCTACCTGCGAATAACGGATGCGATTCCGGAAGTTAGCCTTCGTTACAATCAGAATAATTTCAGTATTGAATTCACTGCCCTGAATTACATGTATCCTGAAAAAAGCGAATTTGCTTACAAGCTGGAAGGCATGGATCGGGACTGGATATATGTAAAAAATGAAAGAAGGGCAGTGTATACCAATATTCCCGCGGGCCATTACATTTTTAAAGTAAAAGGCGCTAACAGCGATGGGATATGGAACGAGGAAGGAGATGAGCTTGCAATAAAAGTACAACCTGCACCATGGCAAACCTGGTGGGCTTATGCTATATATACAGCAATTCTTTTAGCCGTTGCTTTATACATCAGGAAGTTAATTGTGTTACGCGTGAGGGAGAAAAGAGAAACGGAACGCATCGAACAAAGGAACCGGATGAAATTGAGTCTCTTTAGCGATATTTCGCATGATTTCCGTACACCGCTGACACTTATTGTCGGACCTTTGAAAGAGATGTTGGATAAGAACGAAGGTGATGCGCACATTAAGCAGCAGCATGCTATCATGTACAGAAATGCCGGCATGCTCCTGCAATTGATCAATGAAGTACTTGATTTTACAAAAATGGAATCAAACGCACAGAAGCTGGAAGCATCGCAGGCTAATCTGGTTCATTTTATGCAAGACATCAAAATGTCATTCGATGCGCTTGCGGCTACCAGAAATATAGGCTTTGACCTAATTGTTGAAAACGATATTCCCGGGATTTGGTTTGATCAGGTTTTAATAAGAAAGGTTCTTTTTAACCTGCTGGCAAATGCTTTCAAATTTACAAATGCCGGCAAAAGCATTACTATTAAGATTAGCTCCACCGGCAACCAGCAGGCAGCTTTTAAAAACTATGTAGCTATCGACGTGATTAACTTTGGTAATGTTCTGTCTGCTGATCAGATGGCAAGGATATTCGACCCGTTTTATCAATTAGATCATAAAAACAAATACCAGGGATCGGGACTTGGATTATCGTTAGTAAAAAAACTGGTTGAACTTCATAAAGGTGCGGTTACCGTTAAAAGCTCTGCCGAGCAGGGCACTTGCTTCACGGTATTTTTGAGGCAGGGGTATCAACACTTCTCAAAAAATGAGCGAGCCGGCAGGCTAAATTACAGCCTGGACGACCTAATGGTGGATGCAATTGCCGGGGATTATAAGGCACTGAATGATGAACCGGGCATACGAACGGAAGGCGCTATTGCAGTTCAGGACCGGCCCCTATTATTGATTGTGGAAGATAATGCCGATGTGCTGCAATTCATTCGACAAATATTTATTGACTCCTGCAATGTTTTAACTGCCGGCAATGGCGACGAAGCACTTTTGCTGGCAGCAAAATACCCGGTTGATCTTATAATAAGTGATGTTGAAATGCCGGTGATGAATGGGTTCGAGTTATGTAATGCCATTAAAGGTAATTTAATCACCAGCCATATTTTTGTCATTTTGCTCACGGCCAAAACTTCACCTGATCACCAGCAAAAAGGATATTCGATTGGTGCAGATAGCTATATTACCAAACCTTTCGATGCCAATATATTACGTATACATGTGGCCAACCTTTTAAAAACACGGGCCAACCTGGCTCTTAAATTTAAAAAAGACGCCATTTTAGAGCCTGGGAAATTAAATCTTAGCTCCCCTGATGAAATTTTCCTGGAGAAAGCTATTGCTTTGGTTGAAGAAAATATAGAGAACCCGGAGTTTAATGCCAATATGTTCGTAGCCAAAATGTATATGAGCAGAACCGTGCTATATACCAAGCTGAAGGCATTAACCGGGCAAAATATATCTACGTTCATTCGTACCGTCCGGTTGAAAAAAGCAGCGCAATTTATACTGTACTCTAATAAAACCATTTCCCAGATTGCTTTTGATGCAGGCTTCAATGATTTAAAATATTTTCGTGAAAGCTTTAAGGAGCTGTTCAATCTAACTCCGTCTGAATACAAAAAGCAAAAATCGCCTGACAGGTCAGCTAGTGATGAGAATAAACCGAATACAGAGTCTTAGAATATTTTTAAATATATAATCGTGCCGGTGTAGGATTATAATTTTTAAGACCCGACCGGGCAAAATATGCTGAGGCAAATAGGCCTGGAATAAGCATTATTTCGATAAATTTTTAGATAAATGCCTTTGGGTATTTGTTGTTAATATCTATTCATTGGTACCGGCCCCATATATCTTGAGCAAAAACTACAATGGGGTGAATGCATCGGGCGGCAAACGGTTATAGCCATCGTTTTTAAAATAAAACAGGCCAAAGAGTAAAAATTCCCTGGCCTTGCGATTGCGTAAAAGCGATTGAAATTTTTGCAATCAACGATTGAAAAGCAAAAATACAAAAATATGCAATCGATTGTATTTTTATTTTGTTTTTATTGTTATTTTGAATGATTAACCGGCATACATTGGAAGTTAAATAGATCTTATTGAGGACCGCCTGATAATAAGCTCAGAACGGATGATTATCCTGAGTGTTTTTTTAGTGTCTGGATATAGAAGTTGCTGAATCAGATTTTGGGCAGCGATTAAGCCGATGTCATACCCTGAATAGCTTACGGTAGATAGCTTCGGTTCTACTATTTCAGCGACGGGGTCATTGTTGAACCCAACGAAAGCGATGTCTTCCGGTATTCTTATACCAGCACTTTTCAGGGCAATCATGCAGGCTACAGCGCCGTTATCGTTAGCTGCAACTATACCGTCAGGACGCTTTTTCATAGCTATTATTTGTTCAGCTGCGTTTAGCCCCGACTGATGATCTAATGTATTGAAAAGAAGATTTCTGTCGGTAACTTTCTTTCCGTACTTCAACATCGCCTGCTTAAATCCTTCATATCGCTCCTTGTAGATGTGGAAGTTTGTATTTGCCGTCATATGTACCAGGTACTGGCATCCCTGTAAAATAAGGTGTTCTGTAGCTTTAAATGAAGCCGATACATTATCAATGGTAATTGCTGGATATTCGTAACTATCCGGAACACGGTCAAAAAAGATGACCGGTATATCCTTATCAAAAAAGTTTTTGAAGTGGTTTACGTCGGGGCTGTTAAAGCAAAGCGATACAATAAGGCCATCTACCCTGTTCTGGAACATCGTCTTTACATTGATAATCTCTTTACTGTGCAGTTCGTCAGATTGTGTTATGATTATATTATAACCATGTTGATTTGCAATCTTCTCAATTCCCGATATGGCTGAAGACATAAAATGACTTGCCAAACGG belongs to Niabella yanshanensis and includes:
- a CDS encoding two-component regulator propeller domain-containing protein: MRLQFIFILLFFCCFISTAQQGEALPGDLKFKHFTSANGLSQRSVMAIVQDKTGYLWFGTRDGLNKFDGQKFIVYRHMATDDASLSNNNVHSIYEDDYGNLWIGTQAGLNRYNPRTDNFTRFRLPKQGRGGPDAIVRSIIQVNRDLLWAATDDGIIQIHIKSNRVEQIIKPDGSNDLSNKSTRYFLKTKDGAVWICNTQFIDVYNLAKKTFSRIPYPRKSSNNIHFNDLPTLYIDRKNTIWLGYEQGLAVYNPQTGSFSDFEFNSKIAVSSAVRSICEDLTGNLWIGSYAGLYILDAAHSKISHIVHDENNATSLSQNSIYKIIRDSRGDMWLGTWADGLNYYNKDIGTFKSISFGNAPNKLNYKVVSGIAEDLQGNLWIGTEGGGLNVYDKNSLRFSYFKHEPDNPHSLAANNVKSVIAAGNGHIWLGMHDGGVNVLDPSQQPFRFKKIDFSAPGAIPLKGYKVLTLLEDRNENIWIGTLTGGLCFYNTRKQELTKTDNDIRTVMSIAQTADPEVLAIGGDNGLETINIRTKKRVKIPLEQIVKRNTPLYVNCVFIDAFNIYWIGTEGNGVFMYDPEKNEAKVYGTGEGLPNDIVYGILADETGNIWVSTNNGISRLEISSGKIKNFSQQDGLQGNEFNYGSFFRSRSGELYFGGINGLTYFNPAAIKKNNFVPVIDIANLEVNNMPYLRITDAIPEVSLRYNQNNFSIEFTALNYMYPEKSEFAYKLEGMDRDWIYVKNERRAVYTNIPAGHYIFKVKGANSDGIWNEEGDELAIKVQPAPWQTWWAYAIYTAILLAVALYIRKLIVLRVREKRETERIEQRNRMKLSLFSDISHDFRTPLTLIVGPLKEMLDKNEGDAHIKQQHAIMYRNAGMLLQLINEVLDFTKMESNAQKLEASQANLVHFMQDIKMSFDALAATRNIGFDLIVENDIPGIWFDQVLIRKVLFNLLANAFKFTNAGKSITIKISSTGNQQAAFKNYVAIDVINFGNVLSADQMARIFDPFYQLDHKNKYQGSGLGLSLVKKLVELHKGAVTVKSSAEQGTCFTVFLRQGYQHFSKNERAGRLNYSLDDLMVDAIAGDYKALNDEPGIRTEGAIAVQDRPLLLIVEDNADVLQFIRQIFIDSCNVLTAGNGDEALLLAAKYPVDLIISDVEMPVMNGFELCNAIKGNLITSHIFVILLTAKTSPDHQQKGYSIGADSYITKPFDANILRIHVANLLKTRANLALKFKKDAILEPGKLNLSSPDEIFLEKAIALVEENIENPEFNANMFVAKMYMSRTVLYTKLKALTGQNISTFIRTVRLKKAAQFILYSNKTISQIAFDAGFNDLKYFRESFKELFNLTPSEYKKQKSPDRSASDENKPNTES
- a CDS encoding LacI family DNA-binding transcriptional regulator, with product MNKAITIYDIADLLGLSPATVSRALKNDPRVNSRTIKKVAEAADAMGYQGNPFARSLRSNKTHIIGVILPRLASHFMSSAISGIEKIANQHGYNIIITQSDELHSKEIINVKTMFQNRVDGLIVSLCFNSPDVNHFKNFFDKDIPVIFFDRVPDSYEYPAITIDNVSASFKATEHLILQGCQYLVHMTANTNFHIYKERYEGFKQAMLKYGKKVTDRNLLFNTLDHQSGLNAAEQIIAMKKRPDGIVAANDNGAVACMIALKSAGIRIPEDIAFVGFNNDPVAEIVEPKLSTVSYSGYDIGLIAAQNLIQQLLYPDTKKTLRIIIRSELIIRRSSIRSI